GTGCACGCGCAATGCCACATCGTTCCACCTGACTTTTGCAATCTCATTCAACTGTACATGGAAGTCAATATCAGCCCGCAAAATGCCCCATTTCACTGGGTTTGTGTCCCTGAGAACATGGTGCTCGAAGcgtttttctttctctttccagTGCCAGTATTGCGTAACTGATTCAGCGCTCGTAAAAAGTCTCGTCTTCACTTGGAGCAGCCTCCAGTCACGGTTGCTCACTTTGGCTCCACTGTAAGAATCCGCGTCTGAGAGCTCTTCAGACTGGAATTCGTTATGGACATGCTCAACTCCGAGCCCTGTTTGAGCCTCTAGAAAAGGTGCGGGAGTTGTTCGCGTCGTAGGGCCGGTTTGGGACCTGTTAAAATCACATTTAGACCGGGAGTCAGAGATGCTGGAGGACGACCGCCGTGCGGCCAGGTTTTGGCCTCGGTGCGCTGGCGGTGATGACCCAGCCAAGGCGCTAGGAGACCTCGGGACAGTGTCGTACGCGCTCTGGTGTCCTCTGTGCGGTGCTCGCATAGTTTTGGACAAAAAAGCGCCATTGCAGCCTTGATGGTTCCACTCGCAGTTGCCACATCGCCAGAATCGTGGGTCATTCAGTTTGATGCACGCCTCGAAGACGCCTTGATTTTTCTTGCAATTTTGGCAACGTTGTTTCATGATATCCCCTGTAGCTTGAATCATGCAGGAAACAATCCTGTGGATTCTGCCATTAGGTCGGTTGGAAATAGCTGCCACCTGACTTTTGTTGAAGGGGCGACCTCGTCGAATCTTGATGGCATCTCTTTTCAAGGGCAACCGAAGAATCTGATCAACACGGTCATTTTCCCACGACCCAAAGAAATTGAGATTCCCGATGAAGTTGTCGTCTGCATCATGCACCTGAACCAAGACAGAACTGCTCATAGTATCCTGGTCCCCTCGGGGAACCACCAAGGGTGCCGCAGGTGATAGCACATCAGCTTCCAGCATCAAATCCCCGTTCGTCTGGTTGAAGGGgatgccagcaacagcaccggTTTCAGCGCAACTGGCCGTGTTGTCACCCTCGTTCTCGCATTCGAGGATGCCATGAAAAGAGTTGGGCACTTCGCCGGATTGGTCTCCGGAGGCAGTCATGGAATTGTGCTTTTTATGCGGTCTTGCTGGATCGTCGGGGTCCGGATACACCGAACGTTTCTTTGTCAACGATTTCGTTCGTTGAAGCGGTCGATCCGTTGTACTCTGTGCTGGATGGGGTACATCCTCCATACGTCTGTCCTTGAGAAGAGTGTCAACTTAGAATACATAAGGAAGATAGAGCAGGGCTATACTTCTAGCAAATTATCGAAACCCGTTGATTGTACTGGATCCAATTGTGTGGCGAGAGCTTCCTCAGCACTACCGAGCCGACGGTCTGGAAGATATTGAGCCAGCTTGTCGCTTGCGATGTTTTGTAGAGATCTCTTAATTATGGCTGGGTCTACCGTCAAGAACAACCGGTCGAAGAAGTTTTGCAGAACAGACGCGACCTGATCTTTGTATGCGCTCTCGGCGGACTTTAGGCCATCGACCTTGAACATCCTCAGATCGCCGGAGTTTTCCTTGATTTCTTGCATAAGCTCCGCGCGGCGGTTACCTGGTTCATCAAGCCGTTCGAAAAGATTGTGTATGGCATCATCCATACTTTGAAGTTTCTCTTGGTACACCATCTCTGGAGACCTGATCTTATTATACTCGTTAGAGGCTACAAGGAAGAGTCCCCTCATCCGCTGAAGCGCCTGGAGTGCGGGCGTCGCCTGAGACCTAGCCATCAAGCCCAAGGTCGGATCTTCAGAATCGGGTATGTCCATTGTATATTGTCCTTATAGGAATCTCTGGCTTCAATGGTGGCTGATGGTCGATTAAGACTTGGTGACTCGTCTAACCGTCGGGGGGAGATCTGAGCTGCTACGCGGTGAACCTCGCTACTCAATCCAGAGCCAGCAGGAAGGCTATAATGGCGCGTTGGAGCCGAATGTTGTGCCGATTCTAATTTAGATAAGGTTATAACCAAATTGATGCTCGATTCGTTTACCGGTATTGAGTGAGTATTAATAATTACTGGAGCAAAACATGTTGTTTTAAGGGTACAGTAAGgtgtcaaagttggaaagTTCTTACTTGATCATATTCCGCATTGGTGTCCTATTAGTACATGTCAGGTGGTCAGTCTGACTCTGCGTGAGAGAGTAACTCGCTCCCAGCAGCATGTTGGGGGGTCCTGCCGAGCTCTCCTTGCACACCACACAGGGCCCCTGTAAGGTAGTTCAAAAACGAGCGCAACTTCTGGCTCCCCTACCACGTCGAGCCACCTGTGGCCTCTGAACACCTAAAACTGGCTGAGCAAACCACCATTTCAGCTCCTAAACCCCAGGCGCGTAAGGCTTCCGGTCAGGGTGTGTCAAAGATCAATCATGTTCCCCCCCCTGGCCCTGGTCCTTGCCTGCATGTTCCATTCCCACAAAACTTCTCACTTTTGGTCAGCACATCGACGGTAAAATGGGCCACCTTACCCGTGCGATGCTTGGAACATGTACCTCGATATCACCATCCGCTATCAAGCATCTGCTAAGTCCGCTTTTTCCCCAGCGGGCTCTTGACAAGTAAGACGAACTGAAGTGCCCGACATGAATCCCGCGGATGCCTCTTGAATACCTAGTCGAAGCCCTGCCGAGGCCCCAGTCTTTGCCTCGAACAGGGGTGACTGTTTTGCCTACGGGGGCCTGTCTATTGTACAGGGGTCCTCGTGTTAGCGTCCCACTCCTGTTATGGGTAAAGAGCCAATTACGAACCATGGCTTTTCTTGCCAGCCATTTTGTGTATCTTCTCCCACTCAAGATGATAAGGCGCATTTGATTCACGCAGCACTTCCTAGGCGGCAAGATTTGGCCGCCATTAAAAacggccattttggaagGCACAGCGCATCTCCGCACATGCATCAGGGCCATGTCCGCAGTAGCTGAGTCGACGAAAGCCACCTACGTATGACGTACGATTGCGCCGCAGGGTACGCTTTTGATGTAACATACCCTGCACCTTTTACCCTGTGGCTTCGTCATTTCAGCCGACTTGTGACTGGGATAACGGAAttgattgatgaagcagaagctttAAAATTAGAATCCTACAGTAACATATACAGTTCAAATATGGCGCTTCTTGTGAAATCATGAGAGATACTGGTGTTCAATACCCGGAATAATTTATCCGCCAAACGAGTTCATATGTGAAGGGCTTTGCTTGTCTGCTCCGCATTTACAGTTCTGTCAAAGCAGGGAGATTCTTGAAGCGTGTCTAAGTTGTCATGCTTCGCTTGCCAAACGAGACGCTAGAATACATTCTTCAAGACCTATACCATGTGTCTGAGGATTTTCGAAGGCATGGTACCAAAAGCGATCTGCTTTCTATCCGAGCTGTTTGCAAGCGACTGGCGGACGTTGGAGCACATCTCGCATTCCGGCATATCACTCTCAAGCATCAGACACAAAGCTATCAAAAGATTTTGGCTTTCTCAGAGTCTGAGCATAAGGGCAAAGTTCGATACATAACGTACAGTTTTCAAGATTTTGAGGACGAATGTATTCCAAGGGGCGAGTTTTCAGACTACATAACGCAACACGCACCACTGAGTGTTGGACACTTTTCTGTCGCAGAACTAGACGAACTCCACCGGGATTACTGCTGCCGACACTCAGATATGTGCTATCTCGAAAGCACAGGTCTGGATACGGCGTGTTTAACAGCCATTCTGCCTCGCCTCATAAATCTTCGTTCAATTTGCATCTCACAATGCTTCGATAATCTACCCTGGTTGAagtttgaagaagttgttcaCGACTCTTACATGCCCTTTTTGGAGCAGTCTTCCAGTCTTAGGAttttcgacaacatcatcgtcgcttTGTCTGCAACAAACACGAATCTCACCGGCCTGACCATACGCTCTTACCAAAACGATATTGGCGACCTACCTTTGACTGGTGTCATACAAGCCTTGAATTCCGAACGATCCATGCTCTTTAAAAGTGCTCTCAAACAGCTAAAAGCCCTAAGCATTGCAATTCCGCAGTTCGCGGAAGAAGGAAGTCTTAATTACGGCGGGCTACTGATTTTGCTTCACTCTATCCCATTACTTGAGAAATTAAAACTGTCTTCAATATCTCGTCAGAGCGTGAAGCTGCCGTCGAAATTTCTCGAATTCTTGACTATTCCAAGATTGCATACCGTTGAAATTGATCACGGCTACTTTTCTTGCCCAACAGACTTAACAAATTTCTTTTCGAAACACTCCCATACATTGAAAAGAGTTGAGTTTCGCGACGTCACACTCTCAGGAGGCTCGTGGGAGACGATCTTCTCAATTATGAGAGCCACGTTAGTCCTCAGCTCTAGTACTATGGTTGGAAAATTTTCTGCTAATAGTCAAGTGGAAATTGACACTGAAATGCAAAACCATGGCAATAGGGTTCTGCCATTTAAAGCAATTGAAGACTTCATTGAACAACGATCAAATGACCATCCATTCGAACTGTGGCGAACGAATCGAAAGACCTATCCGCCGCATAAAAGTTCCAACGACAAACAGCTTTGCCATGCGGGTTTCTGTCCTTACTACTTTGATCCCCATGAGGCGGGAAAGTTATTAAGAGAGAATATTGGAGCTTATTTAAGGCGCAAAGCGGCTGCGGACCCTATCATCAATGGGAAGATGCGTCTACTCGCCATGATACTTGATCGACAAGGTAGACTGGATGAAAAGATAAATTTGGGAATATGGGCTCAGATTTCCCGAAATTAAGATTCCTGAATATATGTCGTCAATTCTGTTGCTTAAGATGAAttgtttgggtttgttgCACCAGTAGGGCTACAAGTGAATGCCGCTTTGATGCATTCTACATCTCTGCGCTACAGTTTTCTTTTAACATGAATAACTATTTATGCTCCTGATCATATATAAATTTTATTTAAGTGGATTCATGAGGTCATCATTTGCTTACGATACTCTACTGCTCAAAATGACTGTTTTCGGAGGCCACTTATCATTATGACTGCCATGAATTATATACCATGAATGGATAGAAGCTCTGTCACCCCGGCCATTTCACCATCCCGGCCAACTCGTGGAGATTTATCATTTAGCGTAAGAAACAAAGCATGATAAGAGTTTGTCTAACTACAGACACTCAATGAGATGGAGATATATGCTGAACAGACGCAACTTCGGAGGTGTCCTCCTTGAAACTAATGTTATCAGCAGCGAACATTCGCAATCAACAGATAATGACAGAATCGGCGGCACAATTCATCGATTGGCCCTTTGGTATGAGGTTGTTACCTTTTTGACACGATATGACACTAACTCTGTGGACTTTATCACTCATaaacttgtccttgtcttaCTCTCGAATCAGGTATCGACTAGAATGTCACAGTTAGTTTCCTATCAGTATGAAAAGGACGGgttttattttattttttttagCTGGATGGCGCTCACCAGGCGCAGCACAGGTTGTGCTCTGCGTGACATGTAGTACGCTTACTGGCAATGGAGCGTTTAACTCGTGTTAATTGAGCCGCTCAGACCCACATACAAGCGATAAGGTAATATCTATTTAAAGATGCAGACTAAATAAGACGGAAATATACATAGGTCACTCGGGTTGTTATACCCAGTTGGGGGTTTCAAGCATAACTACTATTTATCTCATGTGCTTAAATCCTCCCTGTAAGTTGTGGGCTTAGAAACTCATCATATACCCATGTATCCTCTTTGGACGGACGACCATGCTAATGCAAAAGGTGCTAGCGCTTCCCAGCTCTTAACTAGGCTCCCAGAACATCCACACCCGCGTCAAAACCCTGCCAACTTGCCTCAAAACTATTAAGCATTCCCATGTCTATGATGTGTTTTCTCGGCTCCTAGGTTGTGGTGGCATTAGACTATTTTACCAGGAAAATATGTCGCCTCCACCGAGCAAGTAGGCACTCCATTCGGTAAATGTCGGCACAGACACTTGGGTAGGCGGCTTGGATGGACTGCTGCGCTACATCTTTAGTACGTTAATTTAATTGCTCCTTTCTGGTTCTAAGCCTCCAatccttgacctttttggGTGGTCGATAATCTTTTGGGGATGGGTCGTTCTGGGCAGTCAGTGCCTTCCACAAAGCATCACTAGTAAACTGTAATTGGAACATCGCGGTTCTATTCTCTCTGTTGCACTTTAGGACCGTATGGGCAAGTGACCATTCCTTATAGCTTGCAACACCGGAATAAGCAGGTCTATTTGCAACAGACGCGTTATCGCTGTCTTCCGTCGTTTCCTTCCTTAATAACGTGGTTTTCGACTTTGCGATAGCTCCGACTCGTCTTGTTGTGGATTGCGCCTTTTCGGTTGAGGGAACACAATCTTGCGACTTTTGGGTTGCGCCACACACGCCTCTCCCCCCTCATCGCGGGTTTGTTCCCCGATGAGTTGCCTTTTAACCGGGAGAGGACGGAGATTGTACGCTTGTCTGGAGTCACGACGACTAGGTGGACTCTATTCCATTTCTTTGCAGGGTCCATCAAGCTGGCTCACTGTATGATAAGTATTTGTGCTTGTGTGGCGCTCCTTGCCCCGTCGCAAACTGTTCGGTAACGGGCTGAGGTAAGAAACTAGTGGTAGAATATCATCCGCTacttggtgttgctggtTAACTTCCGTGGAACTTCCTTTTAAAGAGACTGGACAGCATCCCGACAAATGAGTCTTGGTTAAGGCCTGCTGAGCTACCCCGTGAGGTTTATCGCTTTGTGGAACTATTCCGTCCATatggccatcgtcatcattAGTGTTACAAATCCAACTGCAGCGGTCTGACGACACAATACTGCGACTTCGCGGCTGGGAAGGTTGCATGAGGTTGGTCGAGGACGAAAGACGAGCTTGGTCGGAAGATTCTGCACGTTGCTGAGGCAGTACTTTGTCGCTTAGAGACACGATGGGGATGGGTTGCGCCGAGATGCACTGGGAAGCCGCCGAGGCTACACGAGGCCCTCGCATAGCCGTGGACAGCCCAGGGCTCACGGTATCATCATGTTGTTGGATTGCCAGAGACACCAATAGATCAGAGTCGGTGATAGCACTCGGGCTCTCGAGAACAGTCAAAGCAAAAAGCACCTCTGCAGGCGAGCAGAGGGATGATGGATCAGAACTTTCTCCCTCCTCTGTAACGCAAAGCTCCTGTGTTAAACTCTCTGGGCTCGTGTTAGCAAGTGCGGTACACTATGGCGTGATTTGTGAGTGCTCACCGATACCTTCCATTGGATCTCGTCGGGATTTAACCACAGATGCCACAATCGCAGAGATAGAAGGAAGTGAGTCGTCAATATGTTGGTCGCGTAACAGGTTCACATGCGGGACACTGTCCATCGCCTCGTCGCCGCTATCTGTGCCAGAGTTGGAATCGGAATCGGACGGAATTATTGTCACGTCGTCCGGAGTCCACTGGCGGTCAAGAAGCCAACAAGCTCTCGCAGTTTGTGCTGCCATGCCGGTATGTAACAAAGAAGTTCTAGAAAGTTAATGAGGTTTAAGCTGTAGAAACGTAAGTTCGTGAAGTTAGTCGATCTATCCGTGTGACGCAACAACAAGACTGGGGGCTCTACCTACTTTGTGAAAGAATTGTCAAAGTGCAGAGTATGGCTGTCCACGCCTCTTACGCAGCAAAAGAGTGAGGAGTGATAAAA
The genomic region above belongs to Pochonia chlamydosporia 170 chromosome 2, whole genome shotgun sequence and contains:
- a CDS encoding protein-tyrosine phosphatase (similar to Metarhizium robertsii ARSEF 23 XP_011411279.1), which gives rise to MAAQTARACWLLDRQWTPDDVTIIPSDSDSNSGTDSGDEAMDSVPHVNLLRDQHIDDSLPSISAIVASVVKSRRDPMEGIESLTQELCVTEEGESSDPSSLCSPAEVLFALTVLESPSAITDSDLLVSLAIQQHDDTVSPGLSTAMRGPRVASAASQCISAQPIPIVSLSDKVLPQQRAESSDQARLSSSTNLMQPSQPRSRSIVSSDRCSWICNTNDDDGHMDGIVPQSDKPHGVAQQALTKTHLSGCCPVSLKGSSTEVNQQHQVADDILPLVSYLSPLPNSLRRGKERHTSTNTYHTVSQLDGPCKEME